From one Candidatus Omnitrophota bacterium genomic stretch:
- a CDS encoding sugar ABC transporter permease — protein MKKDMLQHFRKYTMLIALVAIWLIFTVLTEGVFVSPRNLSNLFVQTVAVAIITIGMTLIIVTRNIDLSVGSVAAFVGAIAAFLQVKTGWPTPLAMTAAMAAGLLVGVWHGFWVAYRMVPSFIVTLASMMIFRGAVLGITGGATIAPLSDAFRSIGQSYVPPHLSVIIGVFAAAWYLFAHYYKRMLRAQYGFKVTPLLIDIAKTALMILVAAGFLAIMVHNRGIPYAVLLMVILAVVFNFIARQTVFGRQLYAIGGNPDAASLSGVNIKKQIMMLFAVFGGITAMSGLVLASRLNAATTSAGQGMELDVIAAAVIGGTSLMGGEGTIFGSVVGALIMASLDNGMSLMDTNITYQYIIKGMILLLAVWVDIATRQKQG, from the coding sequence ATGAAGAAAGACATGCTGCAGCACTTCCGCAAATATACGATGCTCATAGCGCTTGTCGCGATATGGCTGATATTTACAGTGCTGACCGAGGGCGTATTCGTCTCTCCGAGGAACCTGTCGAACCTTTTTGTCCAGACTGTCGCTGTAGCAATCATAACCATCGGCATGACGCTCATAATAGTGACGCGCAATATCGACCTTTCCGTCGGTTCGGTGGCCGCCTTCGTGGGGGCGATCGCCGCGTTTTTACAGGTCAAGACGGGGTGGCCGACACCGCTTGCCATGACTGCGGCAATGGCGGCCGGGCTCCTCGTCGGCGTCTGGCACGGTTTCTGGGTCGCTTACCGCATGGTGCCGTCGTTCATCGTCACGCTCGCCAGCATGATGATATTCCGCGGCGCGGTCCTTGGCATTACCGGCGGCGCGACGATAGCGCCGCTTTCAGACGCATTCAGGTCGATAGGCCAGAGTTATGTCCCGCCGCACTTGAGCGTAATAATAGGCGTCTTTGCGGCGGCATGGTATCTCTTCGCCCATTATTATAAAAGGATGCTGCGCGCGCAGTATGGGTTTAAGGTAACACCTTTACTAATCGATATCGCAAAGACGGCGCTGATGATCCTGGTAGCCGCCGGATTTCTCGCCATAATGGTCCATAACAGGGGTATCCCGTATGCGGTCCTTCTCATGGTGATCCTAGCGGTAGTCTTCAACTTCATCGCGCGGCAGACGGTCTTCGGCAGGCAGCTCTACGCCATCGGCGGCAACCCGGACGCCGCGTCGCTGTCCGGAGTCAATATTAAGAAACAGATCATGATGCTCTTCGCGGTCTTCGGCGGCATTACCGCTATGTCAGGGCTGGTCCTGGCCTCGAGGCTCAACGCGGCTACGACTTCCGCGGGGCAGGGCATGGAACTCGACGTCATCGCCGCGGCAGTTATCGGCGGCACATCGCTCATGGGCGGCGAAGGCACGATCTTCGGGTCTGTCGTAGGCGCGCTCATCATGGCGAGCCTCGACAACGGCATGAGCCTCATGGACACCAATATTACATACCAGTATATAATCAAAGGCATGATCCTTCTTTTAGCCGTTTGGGTCGATATCGCCACGAGACAGAAACAGGGATAA
- a CDS encoding substrate-binding domain-containing protein, which produces MMKMTRFFCGAAVLAVMISLIVPAEAFAAAGKKMRIGVSLPTQRDERWVRDAEEMRAVAKADGVDIKMQVCDNDAARQMSQCENLLAQGIDILILAPHDATSAGAIADNAHAAGIKVISYDRLVMGTNNVDLYVSFDNFAVGKLMGEYLTRLVPKGNYIVLAGAPTDNNAKLYREGAMEAIKPLVDKGDVKIVMDQWVTDWQPTVAMNLVQNALTANNNKIDAVLAPNDNTAGGVIQALAQVGLAGKVPVTGQDAEDTAAQRIMAGTQAMTVFKNTREQARVAIETAIKMVRGEKPETNSVVNNKKMDVPSILLTPVVVDKANIDEVLINSGYISKDKVYKK; this is translated from the coding sequence ATGATGAAGATGACAAGATTTTTTTGCGGAGCGGCGGTCCTTGCAGTCATGATTTCGCTTATCGTCCCGGCAGAGGCCTTTGCCGCGGCAGGAAAGAAGATGCGCATAGGCGTATCGCTTCCGACTCAGCGCGACGAGCGGTGGGTCCGCGACGCCGAAGAGATGCGCGCGGTCGCGAAGGCCGACGGCGTAGATATAAAGATGCAGGTTTGCGACAATGACGCCGCCAGGCAGATGTCCCAGTGCGAGAACCTTCTTGCCCAGGGCATAGATATCCTCATCCTGGCCCCGCATGACGCTACGAGCGCGGGCGCTATAGCCGATAATGCGCACGCGGCAGGCATAAAGGTCATATCGTATGACAGGCTTGTTATGGGGACGAATAATGTAGACCTGTATGTATCATTCGATAATTTTGCCGTAGGAAAACTGATGGGTGAATACCTGACCAGGCTCGTCCCTAAGGGCAATTACATCGTCCTGGCCGGCGCTCCTACGGATAATAACGCCAAATTATACAGGGAAGGCGCTATGGAAGCTATAAAGCCCCTGGTCGATAAGGGAGACGTCAAGATAGTGATGGACCAGTGGGTGACGGATTGGCAGCCGACGGTGGCCATGAACCTCGTGCAGAACGCGCTGACCGCAAATAATAACAAGATAGACGCGGTGCTGGCTCCTAATGACAACACGGCCGGAGGCGTAATACAGGCGCTCGCGCAGGTGGGACTGGCCGGCAAGGTCCCCGTTACCGGTCAGGACGCCGAGGATACGGCCGCCCAGCGCATCATGGCGGGAACGCAGGCGATGACGGTGTTCAAAAATACGCGGGAACAGGCGCGCGTTGCGATCGAGACGGCTATAAAGATGGTAAGAGGGGAAAAGCCCGAAACGAACTCGGTCGTTAATAATAAGAAGATGGACGTGCCTTCTATACTCTTGACGCCGGTCGTAGTCGATAAAGCCAATATAGACGAAGTCCTGATAAATAGCGGTTATATCTCGAAAGATAAGGTCTATAAAAAATAG
- a CDS encoding cache domain-containing protein encodes MKKITALITLTVAMTVFFLTGACEAQTGVTADAMKPMLEKTKSRINEWFRILDRELESAAERLSTADLSGRDARRILKELMIGRSSIVDCGIVDESGILITVQPPEYRSYEGRDISSEQHIMAVRETKRPVMSDSFNAVEGVYSVALEYPIFSDKGRYRGSVSLIIKYAAFLNNILEKIVKDMPCKVWVMQPDGLILYDSDPNQINRNVFTDDMFKPFHSLITFSKNVVSEKNGTGSYDFYSKGFEDKAVVKKNAIWDTVGLYGNEWRIIVMEIEK; translated from the coding sequence ATGAAAAAGATAACAGCGCTTATCACCCTTACCGTCGCCATGACGGTATTTTTTTTGACCGGCGCCTGTGAAGCGCAAACCGGTGTAACCGCCGATGCTATGAAGCCTATGCTGGAGAAGACAAAGTCGAGGATAAATGAGTGGTTCAGGATACTGGACAGAGAGCTGGAGAGCGCCGCCGAAAGGCTGTCTACGGCGGACTTGAGCGGGAGGGACGCGCGGAGAATATTGAAGGAACTTATGATAGGAAGGTCGTCTATTGTCGATTGCGGGATAGTCGATGAATCCGGGATCCTGATCACGGTTCAGCCTCCGGAATACAGGTCTTATGAAGGCAGAGACATCAGTAGCGAGCAGCACATCATGGCTGTGCGTGAAACAAAAAGACCTGTCATGAGCGATTCTTTTAATGCAGTCGAAGGCGTGTATTCGGTCGCATTAGAATATCCCATATTTTCAGATAAGGGCCGGTATCGCGGGTCAGTGAGTCTAATTATAAAATACGCCGCATTTTTAAATAATATATTGGAAAAGATAGTGAAAGACATGCCATGCAAGGTGTGGGTCATGCAGCCGGATGGCTTGATATTGTATGATTCTGACCCCAACCAGATAAACAGGAATGTATTTACAGACGATATGTTCAAACCGTTCCATAGCCTGATAACTTTTTCGAAAAATGTCGTTTCGGAGAAGAACGGGACTGGTTCCTACGATTTCTATTCCAAAGGATTTGAGGATAAGGCAGTCGTCAAGAAAAACGCGATATGGGACACTGTTGGACTATACGGTAATGAATGGCGTATCATTGTGATGGAGATCGAAAAATAA
- a CDS encoding carbohydrate porin — MKMNSRTQSLALSGIVTVICLAAGGMADIVYADTAADVIVLRAEMDTMKRQFAMMKDANAELQKRVATLEDRINFQPPSQPTMTAGAVSEVACPTSEIAKISKKTEISVLEQYSKQSALDATAILQKVPDYIPNYFTKGLEFHGYFRSGYGVNGKGGMMQAFQAPGAPAKFRLGNEQETYIESILVNNNWNPDPEGITVKTQLRMAYQTNQNNVTWDPINDRVYPAEMFGEMGNIIPGHPDIKVWAGERFYRLPELDIIDFWWSDMSGYGGGFSDIDLFNNAAKLNIAYIGYSPNDVSLSTSRGRLAKNNIHIMFHDFEVPGGVGTFWVNGGYIKGGNTTDLTPNVKYPDMAGINVGFMHYIPGELNNNQLGLQYGCGANTSLSAGGNMPMTDDDRKSWRVRITEMFNRQITDKLCVQIDGVYQYTDSGRDTKCRETWISLGARPIYMFNKHFGLEFEPGVDYINNPLNGYDTCLYKVTGALRVAPAPIWNSRPEFRIFATYATWGDDFRGQVGGPGYETQTEGWNYGIQCENWW; from the coding sequence ATGAAGATGAATAGCCGTACGCAAAGCCTTGCTTTATCCGGTATCGTGACTGTGATCTGTCTGGCTGCCGGCGGTATGGCAGATATTGTCTATGCCGATACCGCGGCCGATGTGATCGTATTAAGGGCCGAAATGGACACTATGAAGAGGCAATTTGCCATGATGAAGGATGCGAACGCCGAGCTGCAGAAGCGCGTCGCTACGCTAGAAGATAGGATCAATTTCCAGCCGCCGTCTCAACCGACTATGACCGCGGGCGCCGTTTCCGAAGTCGCATGTCCGACCAGCGAGATCGCGAAGATATCGAAGAAGACCGAGATCTCGGTGCTCGAGCAGTACAGCAAGCAGTCGGCTCTGGATGCGACGGCGATACTCCAAAAGGTTCCCGATTACATACCGAACTACTTTACCAAAGGTCTGGAATTCCACGGCTACTTCAGGAGCGGTTACGGTGTGAACGGCAAGGGCGGCATGATGCAGGCGTTCCAGGCGCCGGGCGCGCCGGCGAAATTCCGCCTCGGTAACGAGCAGGAGACATACATAGAGAGCATTCTTGTAAATAATAACTGGAACCCGGATCCGGAAGGCATAACGGTAAAGACACAGCTTCGCATGGCATACCAGACCAACCAGAACAATGTTACCTGGGATCCGATCAACGACCGCGTATACCCGGCGGAAATGTTCGGCGAGATGGGCAATATAATACCGGGCCACCCTGATATCAAGGTATGGGCTGGCGAGCGGTTTTACCGTCTGCCTGAACTCGACATAATCGATTTCTGGTGGTCCGATATGAGCGGATATGGCGGCGGTTTCAGCGATATCGACTTATTTAATAATGCGGCTAAGCTCAACATCGCCTACATCGGTTACTCGCCGAACGACGTCTCGCTTTCGACGAGCCGCGGCCGGCTTGCCAAGAACAATATCCATATCATGTTCCATGACTTCGAGGTCCCGGGCGGCGTAGGAACATTCTGGGTGAACGGCGGTTACATAAAAGGCGGCAATACTACCGATCTGACCCCGAACGTCAAATATCCGGACATGGCGGGAATAAACGTCGGGTTCATGCACTATATTCCGGGAGAGCTCAATAACAACCAGTTGGGTCTTCAGTACGGCTGCGGCGCGAACACCTCATTGTCCGCAGGCGGCAACATGCCCATGACGGACGATGACCGCAAATCGTGGCGCGTGCGCATAACCGAAATGTTCAATCGCCAGATCACGGATAAGCTGTGCGTGCAGATTGACGGCGTTTATCAGTATACCGACAGCGGAAGAGATACCAAATGCCGGGAGACGTGGATAAGCCTGGGCGCCAGGCCGATATACATGTTCAATAAACATTTCGGGCTGGAATTTGAGCCGGGCGTAGATTATATCAATAATCCGTTGAATGGTTATGACACCTGCCTCTATAAGGTCACAGGCGCTCTGCGTGTGGCGCCGGCCCCTATATGGAACAGCCGTCCCGAATTCAGGATATTCGCCACATATGCGACATGGGGCGACGATTTTAGGGGTCAAGTCGGCGGCCCCGGTTATGAAACCCAGACAGAAGGGTGGAACTACGGTATCCAGTGCGAAAACTGGTGGTAA
- a CDS encoding ATP-binding cassette domain-containing protein encodes MPDDNILEMRGISKEFPGVRALDDVTFSVRRGEIHALVGENGAGKSTLMKVLSGVYPAGEYSGNILIDGREIRFKSIKDSERASVAIIYQELALVKQLSIVENIYLGNEIASRGVINWDESVKKAQDYLEHVGLKVSPVSPVSYLGVGEQQLVAIAKALSKEAKILVLDEPTAALSGGEAEKLLNILKKLKSEGVTCIYISHRLKEVFDIADRITILRDGKTIATRDKAELDENKLIALMVGRELTNVYPRKPHTPDGVLLEVKNWTVYDPDINKTIADVNFKLYKGEILGMAGLVGAGRTEFAMSLFHFWGRHVSGELFLEGKEISPRDAGEAIAAGMSLASEDRKRYGLVLAEDIKTNISLASLHAIAKNTVVNENEEVKSAEKYSKELHIKAPSVEQQTEALSGGNQQKVVLAKWLMTKPKVLILDEPTRGIDVGAKVEIYNIINELVDHGVGVIVISSEMNEILGICDRVLVMHEGRFTGELKIAEATQEKIMYHATGGK; translated from the coding sequence ATGCCCGACGACAATATACTCGAGATGAGGGGTATCTCCAAGGAATTTCCAGGCGTGCGCGCCCTGGATGACGTTACGTTCAGTGTAAGGCGCGGTGAGATCCACGCCCTCGTGGGCGAGAACGGGGCAGGGAAATCGACGCTTATGAAAGTCTTAAGCGGCGTATATCCCGCGGGCGAATATTCTGGAAACATACTTATTGACGGGCGCGAGATACGTTTCAAGTCGATAAAGGACAGCGAGCGCGCGAGTGTGGCGATAATCTACCAGGAATTGGCGCTTGTAAAACAGCTCTCCATAGTCGAGAACATATATCTCGGCAACGAGATCGCTTCCAGAGGCGTGATAAACTGGGATGAATCGGTAAAAAAGGCGCAGGATTATCTTGAGCATGTCGGCCTGAAAGTGAGCCCTGTAAGCCCTGTTTCGTATCTGGGCGTTGGAGAGCAGCAGCTCGTCGCGATAGCGAAGGCGCTGTCGAAAGAGGCGAAGATCCTGGTCCTGGACGAACCGACTGCCGCGCTTTCGGGAGGGGAAGCGGAAAAGCTTCTCAATATCCTGAAGAAACTGAAGAGCGAAGGCGTTACGTGCATATATATTTCGCACCGCTTGAAAGAAGTGTTCGATATCGCCGACCGCATTACGATTCTCCGCGACGGCAAGACTATAGCTACGCGCGACAAGGCCGAACTTGACGAAAATAAACTCATTGCCCTGATGGTCGGAAGAGAGCTTACCAATGTATACCCGCGGAAACCGCATACGCCGGACGGTGTCCTCTTAGAGGTGAAGAATTGGACGGTCTACGACCCCGATATAAATAAGACGATAGCGGATGTGAACTTCAAACTATATAAGGGCGAGATCCTCGGGATGGCAGGTCTTGTAGGAGCCGGCCGCACGGAGTTCGCGATGAGCCTCTTCCATTTCTGGGGCCGTCATGTGTCGGGTGAGCTTTTCCTGGAAGGGAAAGAGATATCGCCCCGCGACGCGGGCGAAGCCATCGCCGCCGGTATGAGCCTCGCCTCCGAAGACAGGAAGCGCTACGGCCTCGTGCTCGCCGAAGACATAAAGACGAACATCTCGCTTGCGAGCCTCCATGCAATCGCTAAAAATACCGTTGTCAACGAGAATGAAGAAGTGAAATCGGCGGAAAAATATTCCAAAGAATTACATATAAAAGCGCCGTCGGTCGAACAGCAGACAGAGGCATTGAGCGGAGGCAACCAGCAGAAGGTCGTGTTGGCGAAATGGCTTATGACAAAACCAAAGGTCCTTATACTGGATGAGCCGACACGCGGCATAGACGTCGGCGCGAAGGTGGAGATATATAATATCATAAACGAGCTTGTGGACCACGGCGTTGGAGTTATCGTCATATCGTCCGAAATGAACGAGATACTGGGCATCTGCGACCGCGTGCTCGTCATGCATGAAGGCCGGTTCACGGGCGAACTTAAGATAGCGGAAGCTACCCAGGAGAAGATAATGTATCACGCTACGGGAGGTAAATAA